The Xiphophorus maculatus strain JP 163 A chromosome 5, X_maculatus-5.0-male, whole genome shotgun sequence nucleotide sequence tggacacccctgatcttAACCAAAGATGCACtaggaaaaaattatttttatttagcccCTGACCACAGGTCAAGAACGGCAAAAATTGGTCCAccaatagaaaaagaaaacaattgcaaaatttggaaattgtctgttttccttttaataaGGCAGCAGTCTGAAATTCCTTTAATGATATACAGATTTCAATAACTGTGTTTATTGTTGCGCaggtaaaacacacaaaaaaacaaaacaacacacaataaacttgtgtttttttcttttttttttgtgccagtAGTTTAAATTTGCCAGTTTTGTCCACCAGAGCAAAACATTTTGGGCACCACTAATCTAGGCATTAAAATTTGACATAAATCCCACCAAAAAGACGGTTTGAGGAAATAACACGACAAAATGTGGGAATGTTcaaggggtataaatacttttccaaggtTTTGCAATCAAAGACATATTGAAACTTCTAGCATGTTTCTAAACCACCTTAATTAAGTTGTTCAAGTAGTAAAACTAAACAGGAAGTCTAAAACAACCTAGCATGGCAACCAGTCTCTGAAGGTTCTCACACCTTGATGCGGACCATTTCCTCAGGGATGTTCATCATGGCGCCCGTCAGCCAATTCTCCAGACTCTTGGCAAAGTTGCGGATGGCCTGAGTTAAGGCACCTAAAGGCGAGAAATTTGTCACTAACTCAACGAAATGCACCATGATCTCtctaaacatttgaaaacaaaaggaacCGTTCTAAAGCAAGCTAAATATGCAACCaactagtaaaaaaaattatatatcaCCACATTCACTGTAGTTTTTGTAtcacaaattattttacataattaattAACATAATTAACAGATTAGACTTTTCTTgctttaaatacaaacatatgAAAAGAATTGCTACAACATTGTTCTTTGGTCGCTAAGTTTGACGCAGCTGAGAGTTGATCTCCAGGTTTCCTCGCTGACTTACTGGGGATGGGTCTCAACACGTCTGGGATCAGGATCTCCACCAGCGTCTGGTAGAGCAGGTTGTCGCAGTCCCTGGTCCACCGCAGCACCGGTTCAAACTTGCACAGAGCCACCAAACAGGACCTGGGCAACCGTTTCTCAGACTCGTCGTGACTGACGGAGGAGTTGCACAAGAGAAGagtgtttctgtctttgtggCAGTGAGTTAGGTCAGGCTGCAACCTTAAACGTTCATTTATCTTGTTGGGATTCTATGTGACGAAGGAGCCCACAGTCAGGAAGTGGAAGAAAgatacagttaaaaaaaacaaactgtaataATAATGTACGACACGTCCCACTGTGTCAATagactatttttttaataaactgacaTTTCAAAAGTTGGCTGTACTAAATTTTGCTTAGGGatgtcagagtaaaagggggCTAAGTCCagatgcacaccacactttttagattggcatttttgaaaaagtttgatCATACTGTCACTTCACTTCAACGTCACAGTCAGGCGCTACTgcgtcacataaaatcccaataaaatgagaataagAATATAATTTCTTGATCACCAGATGTGACCAGAAGTTAATCCAGCCAAAGTgctaaatattagaaaatattagGTATAAAATGTATAGCACAAGTGTGAAATGACACGTAACTTAAATGGATAAAATTACcggtaaataaaaacaaatatgtacatGGAAATACGCAAGTCTATAAATCCACAAATGACTCCAGAGTAAATTTAAAGGTGTCATATAGTCTGATGGCTACATGCAGAAATGACTTTCTGTGACAAGGTTCAAGGGGGAATTATTAATCCTTTTGAGAAATTTTACTAAGACGTTCATAATCGTGCTTAAGATGCTTACAGGTTGAGAGATTCTGCGTCGTTGCTCTGGCTGAACCTCCAGAAGGATTTCCACAGAGTCTCAACCAGAGTGAACTGAAGGTTGATCATCACATCCAGAACAGCCTGTGAGCGAGAGGGAGGAGCGCTACGTCAACGTTCGACCAGCCGGTTGGAAATGTATATTGTTTTTACTCTAAAAATCCAATaagatgaacaaaaatatgcagaaacaAATGGAATCCTGTCAGTGAGTAAAGCCACCCGGTTCCTACCTCACAGTGCTCTCTGTACAGAGCCTGGAAGGCCTTCAGGTGCTCCAAGTGGATCCCATCGGGCAGGGCTTGATCATGCAGATCAATTTTCACAAATTCTGGCAGCAGCTTCGATGCTTctgaaagcacacacacacacacacacacacaaaaaacaaaacataaacacttaacttttttttttccttctcgtttcaagacaaaacaaacaaaaacacaaagatgttAGCATCTGTGGCCTTTCACTTAGGCATCAGGCTAAGAAGAAATCCACTGCTGTGATAAAACCAtgtaacaataaacaaaaggGGGAAACATTTGGGGTTCACGTTTCTCACCGAGGAACTGTTGATACTGTTGCACCTGGGCGGAAATATCAGAGAGCGCCGCCACCTGCTGCTGACCCGCCACACCCGATGTCCCGTTAGCGATCCCCTGTGTCTTCTGCAGTGGCTTTATCCTGTCAAAATCATCAGGGAAACGCATCGGAGCGCACAAAAACCGTCAGAATACGACAGGTGGGAAAGCGGCTCATACAAcacgaaaaaagaaaaagagtagAAAATGCATTTCAGATGTTACCAGATTTTTCgctggatttaggtctggactttgactaggtcattctaacacatgaatatactCTAATCTAAACTAATTCAATTGCAGCTCTGATTGTAAGTTTAGGTTGCAGATATTCTTATATATCTGCAACCTTATCCAGCTCCATTCATCTCAAGTATGAATTTTTGACATGTGAGATTGTGTACTGTACAAATTGCGGGCAGTTCCATATGAGTGGCCAGTCACCACTAAAATGATTAGTTTGTATTTCAGTCAATCTGCTTCTTTAAACTATGATAcaagtatttttcatttaaaggggcagtattctgtatttttcagcCACATAgcaccattttatagcacaatcaagtaattatgttagCTCCAGTTACTATAAATGTGCTTTATATATCAATCACAACTTAACGGAAATTTGATTCCACAATTTAgcatcttgaaattgggtctctgcctctttaagaagctgATTTTCGGTCACATTTTGCCTttagcacatcatcacaacaatgtcaatgtcaatgtcaacaATGTCCCTCCAGTTTCCATAAGGAAActggaggagctttgtggaaatacaTGTTGCTTTGTGAAAACAAGCACTTAGGGacccctgaatggttgccacgggagattcaagGTTTTCTCAAACGTGTGTGAAAGAActaaggcaacactccaggtatgtttttaatgaggggaTTAACgttataacatgatgtgaagctctTAAACCGATACCTGTTTTTCTGTGAGAAAGGCTGCTGCCTCATGGCCATGTGCTGCTGCTCATCCATGAGTCTGAGCAGAGGGGAGCCGGATTTGATCCTCAGGCCATAGTAGTGGTACTTGGagtttcctctgcagaggaaCGCAAAGAGAAGAAGTGATGCCTTCGCCCTGGACGCCGCTCCTACGTAATTCGGGTAAATGTGTCTACCTGGTGCCCAGTCTTCGCGTGCGGAGCCCCATGAAGACGGACCTGATGAGTTTACCAAAGGACGCAGCGTTAACTGGCTCTAGTTTCTGCTCCTGGCAGTGCAGGATGTAGTGGTAGTAGAGGGTGCAGCGGGGCAAGCTGACCCCTTCGGCCCCCTCGTAGTTTTCCAACAACCACTGGACCTGAGGGGAGGAAGGGAAGAGAGGGAGGACACCGCGGACATGAATGGACTGGACTTCCTGGTCGCTGCATCTCATTGGATCTCATATACTCACAGTAGCGGGAGGGGCACGAGAGTTGGGGCTAGAGTAACTCTGtcctccccctcccccacctgctgctgctgcgcctCCTCCTCCCAACATATAGCCCCCCTGGATGACATATCCCGCCGTGCCAGCCCCACTGTTGGCTCCTGCCGTCGCCACGGAAACCGCCTGCGAAGTCACAGATCCGGGGAGGTCTGAGTCAGAGCTGGCCGTGGCTTCGTAGAAGGCGGAGGAGGATGCGGGAGGGGTCTGGGTGTAGAGGGGCGAGTCGGAGAAAGGGAAGCTGTTCGATCGACtggagagggggaaaaaatcagaTATCAACACCTGCAGACAGAATGTTTCCACCTGCGTGTCAACAAAGGATTATGAGGCGATGCGCACATTGCGGATGTGGTAAAAGCCGCATCTTCTGCTCCATCCACGTACTGCACCTGGTCCGAGTAAACGTGCTCCACCTGAACAATCAAGAAAGACGAGATTAGCATTAATGGTTTCCAGTCCCATGGCAACAAAACTGGCACAAGTGAAGTTCCATTCTTAATCCATTGGGATTAACATGATGCAGGCTTTGGGCGAGTTTTAGAATCTTTAGAATGTTTGTGATGTTTGTGAAAAAAGACAGGCTCTCAGTCTCTGCTCTAATTCATCTACAATCTCCATTTTCTACCACAAAAATTGGGAtaaaattgtccaaaatgtgtttgtatccAGAAGCAATGAGTTAATTTCACTGGAAATAAGGGGCAAAGTCCAACAGTTTTCAAGCAATCTGATTATAACTTTAAAGTAACAACAACACAAGGTTAGTGAAAATAGTTGACAATAGAACATTTTGGGTTTCAAATTATTCTTGCTGTATATTTCTGCTAGTTTCCTTTGGCTGGAACAAAAGTAGCAAATGTGACTGACACCTGATAACCTTGAGAGTGAAACGCAAAACCAAACAATTGTTTGCAAAAAGTTGAAGGagataagataaaataaacaaaatatttaggaaaATATTCCAATATAGCTAATGTTATCATGCTggtggttttattttggaatcCTGCATTCCTGtcattttcatacatttcaGGGGAAATCAAATactataatataatataatatagtaTATTTTAGTCTTTCAAAGTAGCTAAAGGGAGaacatttttggattttggttTTTAGAATTGATGGTTTTCAGGCAAGTTGTgatgttagtttaaaaaataaaagtccaaaattaGCTCATCAAAAAACTAAAGCTCCAGTGTTCTTCATTTTCATTATATCATTACTTTCTCAGGAGTCACCATAAAATGACTACTTCATTCtgtattctggtaatattatgagtttattctcaaattcttttgacttttttgtcgTAGTaattttttgtcacaataataTGACTTTACtctcaaaattaaacaaattcttAGCCTGGTCCTGATCCTCGGATCCCAAGGCAGTTTGAAGAGAAAGGGAGCATGGGTGAGTGAAGGggctgagttttttttgtttgtttgtttgtttgttttttaaattgatcaaaGCAATAAAACTCATAATCAGAAAACCAGTCAGTGCCCTATTACCACATCCACTTGCTGACCAGgcccaaaaatatttagcagagCGTTAATTTAAATGACAACCTATAAACTCACACCTTGTTTGCATAATCACaggatctttaaaaaaaaaaatactaaaaacaagccgattctaaaaaacaaacaaaaaacaacaaccaaccAATTAAGATCCAAATTTTCACTTTGAACAAATCATTTTGACTTCCTTAACTTGAACTTCGAGCTTTCTCCCACAGAGTATAATGTTAAATAATCAGCAATAAAGCTATGTTAAACATCCTATGTGTAACTACAAAGACGCAACTGAGATACATAATTTATGTGCTACTCGGGCCTACGTGAGCCTACGTGCATGGATCTTATCTAGTGTGTGTtatgcagagagagagagcctgTTTACCTCCTGGTTAATATGCACAGACTGCAGGCTGCTGATGTGGCCTGTCTGAATCCTCTTGGTTGGCTGCGTCACTGCCTGCAACACTGACCTCTGTGGGAGAGGCAGTCCCAAACTCATCAGTTAAGGCAGGCTGCTGCACAGTCGTCTGGATGGCATTGTGCGTTTCTCACCTGTGGCGGAGTCTGCACGGCCTGGACCACCTGAGTAGGGATGCCAGGAGCAGGTGGGCTGGAGTCCGACAGGCTATCATTGGAGTGAGCCGATCCCTCTGAAAGACACCAGAGCGATGGAGGAGGGAGATGTTcacaagaagacaaaaaaaaaaaacaacaacaaaaaaagaaaagtcgcAGAGACCCCAACAACAAGTTTGGTACTCACGAAAAACCGCCTCCAAGTCATAATAACAGCCGGCGCAGAACATATTGctacttaatttcttttttgggCTCCACAGAGCAAACATGGAAGAGGGAAAGTGTGTCTGTCCATCTCTCCCCTTCTGTCCTTATATCTTGCATGCAAAAGGACAGCCTTGGACAGCTAATCTCCccagatggagagaaaaatccCTCCATCTTGTAAACATGCAGATCGGATGAGAGCGGGAAATGAGAGGTGCATGTGGGCCGACGGACgggaggaggaaaacaaaggaTGGAGAGCAGGCAGTGGAGAGGGCAATCACTTCTTTGTAACCTTcaggatttaaataaaaaatcgaGAGCAGAACCCTTCTTATCCTGttgctttctttcttcaaaCTTTGGCTGAAAACAGCTGAGCTACTGAACCTCCACCTAACTGTGGCACAtatgaatattaaaatttataaacTATAGATCAATTCTCACATTAGATGTGCCTAAAGTGGCTTTTTTGTAAtgcccacaaaaaaaagaaatggtggACAGTTAATGATGAAACACAACAGGGTTAATGCAgttttcaccaactcaaatttaaggcTTTTTCAGACCTTTTAAGATCATTATCATTTAAGACCTCTCCCACAACAGACATGTACAAAACAAAACGCAAATAAATCGTATGGGTTGGCACAAGAAGTCAGCCAATGGTTAAGATGAACATCGTCCGGCCAACGGGTGATAAATTTCTAGTTACCCATAATGGACATATAAAAATTGCTAGCTAGCTTTGCCCTTGCTAGCTTACTGGTAGCCACAACCTCTTTGAGTCACAGAACACAGTGAAGATGTCTGCatgtgactcaaacttttgcctgacaaaaAAGTcctgtgagaaaaataaaaaaagactaataaaCAAGATTCAATAATCTGACCACaatcaaatttaagacctgtgatttgAGGCCAacttactttgttttaaatgaaattcagaaatgtaaGGCCTTAATATTAGAtcaattttagactttttaaggatgtaaCAACACCCTGAATAAAGACTTAATCCAGATCATTCTCacaatatttaccaaaaaataaatatatatatatatatatatatatatatatataaaaaaaactgcatgtcTTCCTGAAACAAGAGCTTTTTTTCACTGTGCTATGAGGATCATTCAAAATGCTAATTTGAATAGCATTTTCAAATGTTGCTAATGTTGCTAACTGCAGTTTTAAGTCAGCAACATTAAAACTGcttgttgaattttatttgaaaaaaaaaaaagcaacaaactatATATTTATCTATGGGGTGCTAAAACAACACTTTTAGGAATTTTAAAATCCTAAAAGCctatagcaaaaaaaacaacaacaacaaataagcTGAGTGGGGTTATTTTATGAGTTGGAACTGCTAAGAAATATTCAGATTCAGAGTTCTAGTCCAACTAGTTGCACTTATGAAATGGGAACAAGGCCCGGGCCTGTGAGCTTTTAACTCTAGGTGAGAGTGCACAGTGTTACCTGATACAATCAGGGAGAGACATCTAGGAATAGATAAGCCCTAAATTTAACATACAAGACACGTAGGATCAAGTTATGGGAGGtccatttgtttgaaaatgttacaCACATGAGACAAAGAAACATTGAGCTAGTAAATACCcattaaaatttattaaagGTATACCAtggttttaaaaacagtttgaaatctTTTAATGAGATGCCAAAGAAAGTGAGAGCAAGCAGAGttttcagcagctgtttggGAGCGTAGCGAATCTCAGCACGGCCCCTTCCTCTCCTGCTGTTAAGCACCGTTACTCGGCTGGCTTAGCGAAAGCTACCCCGTCCTTCCAGGGAAAACAAATTtagctgtttggaaatatttccttttaacaACAGcgggaaatttttttttttcatttttgttcttgAATAAAAGCAAGTTAGGTGTTTGTGTTACTATAATACTATATTATAATATACTATAATACCTTAAAAGAAATACTAATTTTTTCCATAGGACTTTTCCATGAGTATTGAGAATACAGCTTGAAACCTTCGTGCCTTAAACACAACTGAAACACCAAGATCAGCTATAATCCAGCTTCAGGGGCGGAGAAGACGTTGAGTAAAACTGTTGTAGTAGCTGACCTACAGCTGCACACTGGCAGTCAGCAGCAAACAGGCTAGATTTTAGCCCCAGCATATGAGAAAGACAAATTCAGTGGTTTGGAAATGTGTCGTGCTGAACTAGTAAAATTTGTGTTAGTAATTAGATCATGTTAGCAATCAAATCATGCGATAAGCGTACGTTGATTGTGTCCAAACATGAAACTGgtgtatttttactcaaagccatattaattataaaaaatatatacgtTCAGGAATCCAGATCCAAAGATGGCGTCCAGCACTACTGTCACACaaataaagtttcaaaagttataatgcaaaatcataaaatcataaGAAGTatatttggtttagtttctagtacaaatatcttagtacaattgaaataaaacaaaactagcttacaagtaactttacagcaagatataggagattTATTAAGttcataatttcttaatattgactAAAAAAAACTTACTCAATATTGCAGACTTGCAGATTAATCaacttacaagacatttttccacggtatgattgaaataatctgtcagtggaactagtactttttaaatcaataataaggaattattgaccaaaaacaagcttctatgtCTTGCTAAAAAACATActagtaagttagttttgtcttaatccAAGTGCACggagatatttgtactagaaactagaccaaatatacttgataagatttagtgtttttgcagtgtattgaTATCCAGCAGGAGAGCAGACTTGCATAGAGCTGCTactttatgacatttttagTGCCATTCACACACAGTAATGTGGCTTCTAAAATTCAAAACAGATGGAAACATCTAttatatttgatctttttctaAAGGGCGTAGCCTCTGCTTTGTGGATCTGGTCTGGTCACTTCATGCTAAAACTAAACAATCACCAGACTGAGTTTACCTAAGGGCCATAACGAATGAGGAGTAGATGAACTAACTAATGTGATGTAATTATACGACAGTCTCTCACCTGTAACAGTCACTATGATGTACTGGGGCGAAGCGCTCTGGCCATTACTCTTCTGGACAGCAGCGTGCTGGATATCAGGGCCCACGTAGTGCTGCGTGGGCGTAGTTGGCACTACTGCCTTCTGGCTCTGAGTGGTTGGCGCTTGTGAACAAAGTGCATCCTGTCCTGCTTTGGAGGCCCTGGCCGCTTGGCTGGCCGACGAAACGCTTCCAGAGGCTGCCGGGATCTCGGACAGGAAGTGTGCAGTTTTGGCAGATGAGGGCGTGGTGGTAGCAGGCGTTGCTATGGTTACTGCGTTGGCCTGCTGAGGCTGAAGGTCCTCAGAGTATCCACAagtcgccatggcaaccaatcCGTTGAGGCACCAGTTCTGTGGATGAAAAGGAGGCAGCGCTCATTAACTAAAGTGCCGGGAACAAACAATGAAACCCAAATTGCTTACTTATTATCGATACGCTACATGTTTTACTCAAGCGGACCTTGTGTGCTTGCactattttgtgtgtgtgaagcagaGTAGGTCTAAGAACATAGcagtttcctttcttttttttttttaaatctagtaaggatgttttaataataaataagaaaatgaccTCTCTTTCTAACTAATGTGATGTAATTATACATGTCTATGATTTTATTATATGTCTTTAgtgattatattttattatatatattatattatattatattaattatattatattaattatattatattatagtAAATGATAATAAGTTCATTTGTATAGTACATTTAAGCAACAAGGCAAATCAAAATGCGTTACACAATAAAAGCTGAAGTCAGTACCCAATTACGAAGCAAGGAGtaagcattacattttgtcaaataccatcgtcaaaatcatcaagaaaatataaatcaagTATATTGATCAACGCTACtaatcaaaggcagctctaaactggtggtttttcagccttgatttaaagaaactctgtTTCAgaattttaacctttttttgaaagtttgtttcaggtttgTGTAAGCCTAATATGGGAAGCAATTTTACGACATAATATGTGGACAGAATCATCCACCCAGATATTTGTCAAATCGgttcttaatatttaaaattaatagttatttcagctgtgcaaaatactgtttgtgttatttcagttaTCTCAAATGTAATTCCTGCTACAATAAATGAGGTCACTGTTACAGCTCCTGATATCAGCCAGAAAATCCATTATATCtgcctgtatttttttttttttttggactaagtaatcacattttaaataagaccTCACTGCAGCAGTGAGAAACATGAGAATAAACaattatgaataaattaaatagataGGGTTTATTATTACTAGTACATCAAAAAGGTGTTTTAGACATCAGCAAAGTAATTTCTGGCTGGAGCACACATGGAGTCATTTAACCCTTTAGTATAAAAAACAGCAAGCAGTTATCCTGTTACCATTTGGAGGTTGCTATGGCAATCAGGTTATAGTGTGTATAGCTGCCTTGGATCAAGGCCAATGAAATAATAACTAACTAAACTAATAAATTGAAAACTCTTGGTCATTTTGATTAACTACCATACAGACTTTACTGGATAGTAAGAATTATTCAGAATAATTTCCTAACGATTGTGATAAACTCTATTAATTATACTATTAATTATACTTGGAGATCTGAAACTTAAAGTCCTATACAAATTAAGGAAGGAAACTCAggttttttgaaacaaaaataattagctaTTTGACGGATGAAATGTTGAATGTGGGAAAGAGTTTAAATCTGATGTATTACTTTTCTAAACGACAAAATGTACAACTCACTGGCCAGTGCTGCCGTCAAAGCATCGTTTTTATACCCTCTGATCTTTCTTTTACATATGAAATCATTTTTACCCATTTAAATATTCCCAGCTGAAACCTTGAAACACTTGTTTCAAGTAGACGTCTTTCATTTAATTCTGATAagtaacaaaatatatatattccgACAAGGGGGAACCGtattatttgcatttaataGTAATTAGTGATCCTAGTGTGATTTCACAAACGGCCTGCCATACCCTCCACTCCCCACAACTCGTCGGTCATGTGGCATACCGTGCGCTCGGGAGTGACTTCAA carries:
- the rfx1 gene encoding MHC class II regulatory factor RFX1 isoform X2; protein product: MATCGYSEDLQPQQANAVTIATPATTTPSSAKTAHFLSEIPAASGSVSSASQAARASKAGQDALCSQAPTTQSQKAVVPTTPTQHYVGPDIQHAAVQKSNGQSASPQYIIVTVTEGSAHSNDSLSDSSPPAPGIPTQVVQAVQTPPQRSVLQAVTQPTKRIQTGHISSLQSVHINQEVEHVYSDQVQYVDGAEDAAFTTSAIRSNSFPFSDSPLYTQTPPASSSAFYEATASSDSDLPGSVTSQAVSVATAGANSGAGTAGYVIQGGYMLGGGGAAAAGGGGGGQSYSSPNSRAPPATVQWLLENYEGAEGVSLPRCTLYYHYILHCQEQKLEPVNAASFGKLIRSVFMGLRTRRLGTRGNSKYHYYGLRIKSGSPLLRLMDEQQHMAMRQQPFSQKNRIKPLQKTQGIANGTSGVAGQQQVAALSDISAQVQQYQQFLEASKLLPEFVKIDLHDQALPDGIHLEHLKAFQALYREHCEAVLDVMINLQFTLVETLWKSFWRFSQSNDAESLNLHDESEKRLPRSCLVALCKFEPVLRWTRDCDNLLYQTLVEILIPDVLRPIPSALTQAIRNFAKSLENWLTGAMMNIPEEMVRIKVVCVGSFSQTLRRYTSLNHLAQAARAVLKNSAQINQMLSDLNRVDFTNVQEQASWVCQCEDRVVQRLEQDFKATLQQQNSLEQWASWLDGVVSQVLKPYEQNPASLPKAAKVFLLNWSFYSSMVIRDLTLRSAASFGSFHLIRLLYDEYMYYLIEHRVAKAKGETPIAVMGEFASTVKNRNSPDLDKEEEDDDEEDSEEESGEIMLQSSSLKVDDEEKCDMEPPAKQPRTSLNLHHALTQAHGASP
- the rfx1 gene encoding MHC class II regulatory factor RFX1 isoform X1; the encoded protein is MATCGYSEDLQPQQANAVTIATPATTTPSSAKTAHFLSEIPAASGSVSSASQAARASKAGQDALCSQAPTTQSQKAVVPTTPTQHYVGPDIQHAAVQKSNGQSASPQYIIVTVTEGSAHSNDSLSDSSPPAPGIPTQVVQAVQTPPQRSVLQAVTQPTKRIQTGHISSLQSVHINQEVEHVYSDQVQYVDGAEDAAFTTSAIRSNSFPFSDSPLYTQTPPASSSAFYEATASSDSDLPGSVTSQAVSVATAGANSGAGTAGYVIQGGYMLGGGGAAAAGGGGGGQSYSSPNSRAPPATVQWLLENYEGAEGVSLPRCTLYYHYILHCQEQKLEPVNAASFGKLIRSVFMGLRTRRLGTRGNSKYHYYGLRIKSGSPLLRLMDEQQHMAMRQQPFSQKNRIKPLQKTQGIANGTSGVAGQQQVAALSDISAQVQQYQQFLEASKLLPEFVKIDLHDQALPDGIHLEHLKAFQALYREHCEAVLDVMINLQFTLVETLWKSFWRFSQSNDAESLNLHDESEKRLPRSCLVALCKFEPVLRWTRDCDNLLYQTLVEILIPDVLRPIPSALTQAIRNFAKSLENWLTGAMMNIPEEMVRIKVVCVGSFSQTLRRYTSLNHLAQAARAVLKNSAQINQMLSDLNRVDFTNVQEQASWVCQCEDRVVQRLEQDFKATLQQQNSLEQWASWLDGVVSQVLKPYEQNPASLPKAAKVFLLNWSFYSSMVIRDLTLRSAASFGSFHLIRLLYDEYMYYLIEHRVAKAKGETPIAVMGEFASTVKNRNSPDLDKEEEEDDDEEDSEEESGEIMLQSSSLKVDDEEKCDMEPPAKQPRTSLNLHHALTQAHGASP